A region from the Gemmatimonadota bacterium genome encodes:
- the era gene encoding GTPase Era: MSKAGFVAVVGRPNAGKSTLLNALVGERLAIVTPKAQTTRRRMTGILTSGEVQWIFVDTPGLLTPRTLFDRSLLEAARLSVRDADVVLALLDGSGESPEDLDRLRDALIDCGRPIVAAVSKGDVADPATVRQLTRWAEQTLAPQAVHVVSAPRAEGLSDLLGSLASCLPEGPHLFPADELSSESLRDLVAELVRETVLQQYRQEIPYAVVCAVEEFRESETPVYIQVTVYVERDSQKRILIGSKGAGIRELGIEARRKVEDLIGRPVYLDLWVKVLKDWRKKAEQLQRFGFVLPEGGAP; this comes from the coding sequence GTGAGCAAGGCCGGCTTCGTGGCCGTGGTGGGGCGTCCCAATGCCGGGAAGTCCACACTCCTGAACGCCCTCGTGGGCGAACGCTTGGCGATCGTCACTCCCAAGGCCCAGACCACTCGACGCCGCATGACCGGAATCCTCACCTCCGGCGAGGTGCAGTGGATCTTCGTCGACACGCCCGGTCTGCTCACACCACGCACCCTCTTCGATCGATCCCTCCTGGAGGCGGCGCGCCTCTCGGTCCGCGATGCGGACGTGGTCCTGGCCCTCCTGGACGGTTCCGGAGAGTCTCCGGAAGACCTCGATCGACTCCGCGACGCCCTGATCGACTGTGGCAGGCCCATCGTAGCTGCCGTGTCCAAGGGGGACGTGGCGGATCCCGCCACGGTGCGCCAGCTGACGCGCTGGGCCGAGCAGACGCTCGCACCCCAGGCCGTGCACGTCGTCTCCGCGCCGCGTGCCGAAGGCCTGTCGGACCTGCTGGGCAGTCTCGCCTCCTGTCTCCCCGAGGGGCCCCATCTCTTTCCAGCAGACGAGCTGTCCTCCGAGTCGCTACGGGACCTCGTGGCCGAGCTGGTACGCGAGACGGTGCTCCAGCAATACCGGCAAGAGATCCCCTACGCGGTCGTATGCGCCGTCGAGGAGTTTCGCGAGTCGGAGACACCGGTCTACATCCAGGTGACGGTCTACGTGGAGCGGGACTCCCAGAAGCGGATTCTCATCGGAAGCAAGGGGGCCGGCATCCGCGAGCTGGGCATCGAGGCCCGGCGCAAGGTCGAGGACCTCATCGGTCGGCCGGTGTATCTGGATCTGTGGGTGAAGGTGCTCAAGGACTGGCGTAAGAAGGCGGAGCAACTCCAGCGCTTCGGCTTCGTGCTACCCGAGGGAGGAGCTCCATGA
- a CDS encoding PorV/PorQ family protein, producing the protein MRRSGAWVILGAISALLPAMAAGQAAEGAPFLLLPLGAQAVGLGRAMTAVPGPESAFWNPAGLAEVDGGHVQLFRGNNFAVEQFGVSLLGRQGRLGTFGLSYELTDVGEGGLTSETGELLGSITVRSHVAIASFATTLIERLDAGVNLKVAHFRQSCRGQCPEAGVSSTSVALDAGVLARPSESTRLGLMVAHLGPRVQFINAEQADRLPTRLRVAGAYEVLRHWEEADAFRLWVNLEVEDRWHDFGDPSVYLGSELTVGAEEALLVRAGYVFRDLDQRKGAALGLGLRYDRFNVGIARSLAAAELSPDTEPVYVTLGIGF; encoded by the coding sequence ATGAGGCGAAGCGGGGCTTGGGTGATCCTGGGAGCGATCAGCGCCCTCCTGCCTGCGATGGCGGCCGGGCAGGCAGCCGAAGGAGCGCCGTTCCTGCTCCTGCCGCTCGGCGCTCAGGCCGTAGGGTTGGGCCGGGCCATGACGGCGGTCCCAGGTCCCGAGTCAGCGTTCTGGAATCCCGCGGGCCTCGCCGAAGTGGACGGTGGCCACGTCCAGCTCTTCCGGGGCAACAACTTCGCGGTGGAGCAGTTTGGAGTGTCCCTTCTGGGACGGCAGGGCCGGCTCGGGACCTTCGGGCTCTCGTACGAGCTCACGGACGTGGGGGAAGGGGGGCTGACCAGCGAGACCGGAGAGCTGCTGGGGTCGATCACCGTCCGGAGCCACGTGGCCATCGCGAGCTTCGCAACCACTCTGATCGAGCGGCTGGACGCCGGCGTGAACCTCAAGGTCGCCCACTTCCGCCAGAGCTGTCGCGGGCAATGCCCGGAGGCGGGAGTCTCCTCCACCTCGGTCGCCCTGGACGCGGGCGTCCTGGCTCGGCCGAGCGAATCGACTCGCCTCGGCCTCATGGTCGCCCACTTGGGTCCGCGGGTGCAGTTCATCAACGCGGAACAAGCTGATCGCCTCCCAACCCGCCTCCGTGTCGCAGGGGCCTATGAGGTTCTACGGCATTGGGAAGAGGCCGATGCCTTCAGACTCTGGGTGAACCTGGAAGTGGAGGATCGCTGGCATGACTTCGGGGATCCGTCCGTCTACCTGGGGTCCGAACTCACGGTAGGGGCCGAGGAAGCGCTGCTGGTCCGAGCCGGGTACGTCTTTCGCGACCTCGACCAGCGAAAGGGAGCCGCGCTGGGCCTCGGTCTGCGCTACGATCGTTTCAACGTCGGAATCGCCCGCTCGTTGGCGGCCGCCGAGTTGAGCCCCGACACGGAGCCCGTCTACGTCACGCTGGGCATTGGCTTCTAG